The window GAACTTGGGAAAGCGGTTCCAGATTTCGATCGCGCCGACCTTGCGGCCCGCCTCGCACTCCACCTTGAGACACCAGTACATGGCCACGCAGAAGGCGGTGACGCCGATCAGGACGTTCTGGATCATCTTGATGGTCGCGGCCACGTACATGGCCTTCTCGCCCAAGAACGCGCCGGCCGCGGCCACCGCGCCGGTGGAGTCGATGGTGCCGCCCATCCAGGCGCCGCCCAGGATCTCCGGGATGCCCACGGCCTTGATGAAGGCCGGCATGGCGATCATCATGATGGCGGTGAACACCAGGGACAGGCCCACCGAGAGGGTCAGCTCCTCCTTCTTGGCCCGGCAGGCGGCCGCCGTGGCGATGGCGGCGGAGGTGCCGCAGACCGACATGTCGGCGGAGATGACGATGTTCAGGGTCTTGGAGGGCATCTTCAGCACCTTCTGGCCGAAGATGTACGTGCAGACGAGCACGATGGGGGTCACGACCCAGGCCACGAAAATGCCGGGCAGGCCGATGGCCACGATCTTGTTGAAGAGCACTTCCGCGCCGAGCAGCACCAGGCCGCTCTTGATGAAGAATTCCACCTGGCAGGCGGGGAGAACCCACTTGGGCGTGCCGATGGTGTTGGCGATGATCATGCCCAGGATGACGCCCCAGGCTTCCGCGCCGATGCCGTATTGCTTGCTGATGGACTGGTGTCCGAGCATGTAGGCCACGGTGGCGACGAGGAAGACGATGACGAAGCCGACGGCGAAGTCCTTGAAGCTCGAGCCCATGAGGGTGATGCCCGCGCCGAAGAGGATGATCAGGACCGCGCACAGGCCGATGAGCGTGGGAATGTAGTTGTACGGCTTGTTTTCCGTCTTCTTCTTCGCATCGCCCGCCTTCCTGTGCTCCATCCGCCAGGCCGTGATCTTGGCCGAGGCTTCATCGTTCAGGGCCTGGTTCTGGAACGCCGCCTGGACTGCGGCGTTCTCCGCCGCCTGCGCCAGGGCCAGGGCGGCCGATGCGTTGGCCTTGGCCGCCTCATAGGCGGGCATAGCCTTTTCATTCTTGGCCTTGGCCATCTCTTCGTTCTGGACGAAGGCGTCCAAGGGGTTGCTCTTCCAGGAGCCTGGGGTCTTGGTCCAATGGGAGACGAACTTGCCGAAGGCCGAACTCGAGGCCTTCAACTTGTTCTTGTCGTCCTGCGCCTTGAACCAGGCGATGGTCTTGAAGGGCGCTCGTTCGGCCTCGGCGCTCTGGATTTGGTTGGCGGCTTCGATCTTGGGGATGAACTCCGCCTTCGGGCCGAAGCCGAAATAGGCGACGAGGCAGGTGACGATGACCGCGAAGCCCAGCCAGATCGCGAGATAATCTTCCTTCTTCCAGAGATCGGACCAACTGCTCTTGCCATGGTCGATGACGACATTGGAATTTGGTTCCATTTCCTAACTCCTTCACATGCGTTCGATACGTTTCCTTCCCGCGGATTCCTCGTTGCCTCTTTCCAACATCGCGCTGCGAGTTGTTCGCGTGCGCGTCTCGTTCGTCCGCGCGACCGGTTTGGAGCTTCCGGCTCATGACAGGCGGACTCGTGGACGGTGCCTTTCGTTCAGCAACAAGCAGGCCACAACGGCAGAGAGAAAATGACAATTATTTCAGCGCGGAAAGATTTCGGACTGACGGAGGGGTGCATCTTTTTCGGATGCACCTGCTTCCTTCAGTTGGCAGGGGGGGAGAGTTGAAAGGCGAGGAGAGCGCGCCGCGCGGGGCGCCTGAGTCAGGAAAGGCGTTCCTTGAAATCCGGGTAGCCGAAGCTTCTGACGAGGTGCGGCTTGGCCTCGCCCGGCTCCAGGAGCAGGATGGCGGGCAGGTCCACGCCGTTGAAGGTGTTCGTCTTGACCATGGAGTAGATGGCCATGTCCGTGAACACGAGCCGGTCGCCCACGGCCAGGGGCCGGTCGAAGGAGTAGTCCCCGGCCACGTCCCCGGCCAGGCAGGAGACTCCGCCCAGACGGTAGGTGAAGGGCTTCTCGCCGGGCAGTCCCGAACCCACGATGTGCGGCCGGTAGGGCATCTCCAGGACGTCCGGCATGTGGCAGGGCACGGCCGTGTCCAGGATGGCCTGGGGTGTTCCGCGCTCCACCACGTCCAGCACCTCGGCCACCAGGAAGCCCGCGTCCAGGGCCGCGGCTTCGCCCGGTTCCAGGTAGACCCGCAGCCCGTGGCGCTCCTGGAAGTCGCGGATGAGGCGGGTCAGCAGGCCGAGGTCGTAGCCCGGCCGGGTGATGTGGTGGCCGCCGCCGAAGTTCACGTAGGACAGGCCGGGCAGGAAGCGGGCGAAGCGCTCCTCGAAGGCCGCCAGGATGCGCTCCAGGGCGTCGGCCCCGTGCTGGCAGAGGGCGTGGAAGTGCAGGCCCTCGACTCCCTCGGGCAGGCTGTCGCCCAGTTCTTCGCGCAGGATGCCCAGACGCGAGCCCGGGGCGCAGGGGTCGTAGATCGGGGTGTGGCCCTCGGAGCGGCCGGGATGCACCCGCAAGGCCAGGCCCACGCGGCGCGGCGCGGTCTCGATCACCGGACGCAGCCGCTCCAATTGGCCCAGGGAGTTGAAGACCACATGGTCCGCATGGCGGACGATCTCGGCCAGACTGGCGGGGGAGTAAGCGGCGGCGAAGGCGTGCACCTCGCCGCCGAACTCCTCGCGGCCCAGGCGGGCCTCGTTGGGCGAGCTGGCGCAGACCCCGTCCAGGGCCCAGCGCAGGTGGCCGAAGGCGCTCCACATGGCGAAGGCCTTCAGGGCCAACAGGATGCGGCAGCCCGTGGCCGCGCGCACCCGTTCCAGGATGGCCGCGTTGGCCCGCAGCCGGGCGGCGTCCACCAGGAAGCAGGGGCTCGGCACGGCCCGGGGGTCGAATCCCGGAGCGTCGCTCACAGCCAGGTTTCGACCCAGGGCAGGCCGCGCTTGCCCAGTTCGGCCAGGAACGGATCGGGGTCGAACTGCTCCATGTTCCAGACGCCCGGCTTGCGCCAGACTCCCTGGACCATCATGGCCGCGCCGACCATGGCCGGGACGCCCGTGGTGTAGGATATGGCCTGGGAGTTGGTCTCCCTGTAAGCCTCCTCGTGGTCGCAGATCTGGTAGATGTAGTAACTCTTCTGTCCGCCGTCATTGGCCTCGCCCCGGATGACGCAGCCGATGCAGGTGCGGCCCTTGGTCAGCGGGCCCAGGGAGCCGGGGTCCGGGAGCACGGCCTTGAGGAACTGCAGGGGCACGATCTGCTGTCCCCGGTAATCCACGGGGTCGATGCGGGTCATGCCCACGTTCTCCAGCACCTGGAGGTGCTTGAGATAGTTCTCCGAGAAGGTCATCCAGAAGCGCGCCCGCTTGATCTCGGGGAAGTGCCGGACCAGGGACTCCAGCTCTTCGTGGTACATGAGCAGGCACTTCTTTTTCCCGATGCCCTCGGGGAAGTCGTAGGTCCAGGAGAAGGACAGGGGGTCGGTCTCCACCCACTCGCCGTGTTCATAGTAGCGGCCCCGGGCCGTGACCTCGCGGATGTTGATCTCGGGGTTGAAGTTGGTGGCGAAGTGCTGACCGTGGTCGCCCGCGTTGCAGTCGATGATGTCCAGGGTGTCCATGCGCCGGAAGTGGTGCTTCCTGGCGTAGGCCGTGAACACGTTGGTCACGCCCGGGTCGAAGCCCGAGCCGAGCAGGGCCATGATCCCGGCCTTCTCGAAGCGCTCCTGGTAGGCCCACTGCCACTTGTACTCGAACTTGGCAACGTCCGGCGGCTCGTAGTTGGCGGTGTCCAGGTAGTCCACCCCGGTCTCCAGGCAGGCGTCCATGATGTGCAGGTCCTGGTAGGGCAGGGCCACGTTGAGCACGAGCTTGGGCTGGAAGTCTTTGATGAGCGCCACCAGTTCGGGGACGTCGTCGGCGTCCACCCCTGCGGTGTGGATGGGCCGGGGCAGCTCCCGGGCGATGGCGTCGCACTTGGATTTCGTGCGCGAGGCCAGCAGGATGTCGGAGAAGATCTCCGGGGCCTGGGCGCACTTGTGCGCCACCACGCGGCCCACGCCGCCCGCTCCGATGATGAGCACCTTCGACATGATGTCCACCTCCTTGGCGCGAAGCGCCGATGCGGGGACCCTCCCCGCATTTCTGGAAAAGCCGGGAACCGGCCCGGTTCAGCGTTCGTAGTAGGTGTAGCCGCGCAGCCCGTCCTCGAAGGCGCACATGATCTCGCGGCGTTCGCGGGCGGTGATGCGACCCTCGCGCACCCCGCGTTCGGCGGTCTCTCGGAAGCGTGTGAGCAGGCGCTTGGGGTTGAACTCCACGTAGGAGAGCACGTCGGCCACGGTGTCGCCCTCGGCCTCGCGTACGAAGTCGAAGGCCCCGTCCTCGTGGACCCGGATGGAGACCACGTTGGTGTCGCCGAGGAGGTTGTGCAGGTCGCCCAGGGTTTCCTGGTAGGCCCCGACGAGGAACACGCCGAGGTAGTACTCCTCGCTGTCCTTCAACTCATGCACCGGCAGGGCCTTGGCCACGCCGTGAGGGTCGATGAAGCGGTCTATCTTGCCGTCGCAGTCGCAGGTGATGTCGGCCAGGATGGCCCGGCGCGTGGGCATCTCCTCCAGACGATGCACCGGCATGATCGGGAAGACGTGGCCGATGGCCCAGGAGTCCGGCACGGACTGGAACACGCTCATGTTGGCATAATAGATGTCGGAGATGGCCTCGTCCAGGTCGTCCAGTTCCGGCGGCATCTGCTTGAACTGCTTGAGGAGCACGGCGGCCCGGTTGACCATGTGCCAGAAGATGGTCTCGGCCAGGGCTCGCTGGCGCAGGCTCACGTGGCCGTGGCGGAAGAGCCCGCGGATTTCGTCGCGGTAGTAAACCGCGTCGTTGAGGCTCTCCTGCACGTTGCGCACGCTCATGGATTTGGCCGCGTCGTAGAGGTTCTCGATGAGCGTCGGGGTGCCCTCGGGCAGGGCCTTGGGCAGGGGCTGGGCTTCGAAGCGCGCGGAGTCCAGGATGTTGAAGAGCAGCACCGAGTAGTAGGCCACCAGGGCGCGGCCGGACTCGGTGATGATCACCGGATGCTCCACGCCCTTCTCATCCAGCGTCTGCATGACCGCCTCGACCACGTCGGCGCAGTACTCGTCCAGGGTGTAGTTGCGGGAGTTGATGAAGTTGGTGTGCGAGCCGTCGTAGTCCACGGCCAGACCGCCGCCGAGGTCCAGGTAGCCCATGGCCGCGCCCTCGTCCACCAGGCCGGAGTAGACCCGGCTGGCCTCGATGACCGCCGCGCGGATGTCCCGGATGTTCGGGATCTGGGAGCCCAGGTGATAGTGGAGCAGGCGCAGGCAGTGGAGCATTCCCTCGGACCGCAGGCGGTCCACCACCTGGACGAGTTGGGCCGTGTCCAGGCCGAAGATGGAGCGGTCGCCGCCGGAGTCGGTCCAATGGCCGCCGGCCTTGGCCGCCAGCTTCATGCGCGCGCCGAGCATGGGCTCCACGCCCAGGGCCCGGGAGCGCTCCAGGATGAGTTCCAGCTCCGAGGGCATCTCCAGGACGAAGAAGATGTTGAAGCCCATCTTGCGGGCGTGCAGGCCCAGGTCGATGAACTCTTCGTCCTTGTAGCCGTTGCAGACGAGGCAGGCCTCGGGGTCGCGGAGCATGCCCAGGGCCGCGATGAGTTCGGCCTTGGAGCCCGCCTCCAGGCCGTGGTGGTGGCGACCGCCGTGGCGGGTGATCTCCTCGATGACCTGCTCCTGCTGGTTCACCTTGATGGGGAACACGCCCCGGAACACGTTGCGGTAGGAGAGCCGTTCCATGGCCGCGCGGAAGGCCTCGTGCAGGTGGGAGATCTGGGAGTCCAGGATGTTCTCCACGCGCAGGAGCACGGGCATGTCCAGGCCGCGTTCGCGCAGGCCCTTGATGACGCGGGGGATGGAGACGCGGACCTTCTTGTTGTCCAGGGACGGGGTGATGACGACGTGCCCCTCGCGGGAGACGTCGAAATAGCCCGCGCTCCAGTTGCGGATGTTGTAGAGCTCGGCGGATTTTTCCGCGTTCCAGCGCTCCAGGGTGTCCTTTTTGACCATCGTTCCTCCGTGCCGGACAGGCCCCAAAGAATGATACACGGGAAAACCGGGTTGCACACGCCGGGGACATGCGGATAGGGTTTCCTTCTCCTTTTGTAAAGGAAAAAAATGGGCATGTATGCAAATTTTTCGCGACGCATCGGACCAGGGAGGAGGATCGCCAAGCGGAGATGGATTCAAATCTTCTTCAAGGCGTGATGGTTATGAAATACTGTACACTCTGGCAAGGAAAAAAAGTGTCTTGGATGGTGAGAAAGCATTGCATTTTATTTCTTTATAAAAAGTTGCATGAAAAAGAACGTTTGCATCATAGCATTATATTGTCCAAAATATAAATGTAAAATGATGATTGATTGTAAGTATAAATGATATTCTATGAAAGATGACAATGATTTTACTTGGTTTGAAATGCAATTTTGTTGAAAAA is drawn from Desulfovibrio aminophilus DSM 12254 and contains these coding sequences:
- a CDS encoding YeiH family protein translates to MEPNSNVVIDHGKSSWSDLWKKEDYLAIWLGFAVIVTCLVAYFGFGPKAEFIPKIEAANQIQSAEAERAPFKTIAWFKAQDDKNKLKASSSAFGKFVSHWTKTPGSWKSNPLDAFVQNEEMAKAKNEKAMPAYEAAKANASAALALAQAAENAAVQAAFQNQALNDEASAKITAWRMEHRKAGDAKKKTENKPYNYIPTLIGLCAVLIILFGAGITLMGSSFKDFAVGFVIVFLVATVAYMLGHQSISKQYGIGAEAWGVILGMIIANTIGTPKWVLPACQVEFFIKSGLVLLGAEVLFNKIVAIGLPGIFVAWVVTPIVLVCTYIFGQKVLKMPSKTLNIVISADMSVCGTSAAIATAAACRAKKEELTLSVGLSLVFTAIMMIAMPAFIKAVGIPEILGGAWMGGTIDSTGAVAAAGAFLGEKAMYVAATIKMIQNVLIGVTAFCVAMYWCLKVECEAGRKVGAIEIWNRFPKFVLGFLAASILFSLLDGGLGKDLGYSMIDQGVVRGGTRLLRGWFFALSFAAIGLATNFRELAKYFKGGKPLILYVCGQTFNLILTIAMAYVMFYHVFPEVTAKI
- the nspC gene encoding carboxynorspermidine decarboxylase, which gives rise to MSDAPGFDPRAVPSPCFLVDAARLRANAAILERVRAATGCRILLALKAFAMWSAFGHLRWALDGVCASSPNEARLGREEFGGEVHAFAAAYSPASLAEIVRHADHVVFNSLGQLERLRPVIETAPRRVGLALRVHPGRSEGHTPIYDPCAPGSRLGILREELGDSLPEGVEGLHFHALCQHGADALERILAAFEERFARFLPGLSYVNFGGGHHITRPGYDLGLLTRLIRDFQERHGLRVYLEPGEAAALDAGFLVAEVLDVVERGTPQAILDTAVPCHMPDVLEMPYRPHIVGSGLPGEKPFTYRLGGVSCLAGDVAGDYSFDRPLAVGDRLVFTDMAIYSMVKTNTFNGVDLPAILLLEPGEAKPHLVRSFGYPDFKERLS
- a CDS encoding saccharopine dehydrogenase family protein, whose product is MSKVLIIGAGGVGRVVAHKCAQAPEIFSDILLASRTKSKCDAIARELPRPIHTAGVDADDVPELVALIKDFQPKLVLNVALPYQDLHIMDACLETGVDYLDTANYEPPDVAKFEYKWQWAYQERFEKAGIMALLGSGFDPGVTNVFTAYARKHHFRRMDTLDIIDCNAGDHGQHFATNFNPEINIREVTARGRYYEHGEWVETDPLSFSWTYDFPEGIGKKKCLLMYHEELESLVRHFPEIKRARFWMTFSENYLKHLQVLENVGMTRIDPVDYRGQQIVPLQFLKAVLPDPGSLGPLTKGRTCIGCVIRGEANDGGQKSYYIYQICDHEEAYRETNSQAISYTTGVPAMVGAAMMVQGVWRKPGVWNMEQFDPDPFLAELGKRGLPWVETWL
- the speA gene encoding biosynthetic arginine decarboxylase; this translates as MVKKDTLERWNAEKSAELYNIRNWSAGYFDVSREGHVVITPSLDNKKVRVSIPRVIKGLRERGLDMPVLLRVENILDSQISHLHEAFRAAMERLSYRNVFRGVFPIKVNQQEQVIEEITRHGGRHHHGLEAGSKAELIAALGMLRDPEACLVCNGYKDEEFIDLGLHARKMGFNIFFVLEMPSELELILERSRALGVEPMLGARMKLAAKAGGHWTDSGGDRSIFGLDTAQLVQVVDRLRSEGMLHCLRLLHYHLGSQIPNIRDIRAAVIEASRVYSGLVDEGAAMGYLDLGGGLAVDYDGSHTNFINSRNYTLDEYCADVVEAVMQTLDEKGVEHPVIITESGRALVAYYSVLLFNILDSARFEAQPLPKALPEGTPTLIENLYDAAKSMSVRNVQESLNDAVYYRDEIRGLFRHGHVSLRQRALAETIFWHMVNRAAVLLKQFKQMPPELDDLDEAISDIYYANMSVFQSVPDSWAIGHVFPIMPVHRLEEMPTRRAILADITCDCDGKIDRFIDPHGVAKALPVHELKDSEEYYLGVFLVGAYQETLGDLHNLLGDTNVVSIRVHEDGAFDFVREAEGDTVADVLSYVEFNPKRLLTRFRETAERGVREGRITARERREIMCAFEDGLRGYTYYER